The Bifidobacterium crudilactis region TTGACTGGAGGGGTAACCGGAGGAACAGGAGGCTCGTTTGATACCTGAGTGTCTGCATACAGGCTGGCCCTGTTCGGGATGACGCCGTTGCCGAGGGAGTTCACGGTTCCTTTGAACGTCGTCACGACACTTTTGCCCGGGATGGTCTTCAGCCAAGCGAGGCCTTCTTTGGTGAAGGAAACGTCAACGGCCTGGCCAGTAACCGTCACGGTGTAGTAGGACTTATCAACCGCTTGTCCATCCACAGTCACCGACAGGTCGCTTACCGGAGTCAAACGCGAATCCAGGTCATCATGAATGATGTAGTACTTATAGTTGGCGTTATCCGCGATCTTCGGGACCAGTGTGGTGACCGGGAATTGGGCAACCGAACCGATTCCCAGACCTTGTTGCGACAGCACGGTCTTGTCCACGGTGGTGCTGCCGTTCTTTGGGTAGACGTTGACGTCATACAGCCAACCCTTGGTGTTGTCATTATCCGGGAAAGGAATCGTGACGATGAATGACTGGGCGATATCGACCACGGTGGAGGGACGGTTGGTCTCGACCACGACATAGGCGGCTACCGGAAGATTCCCGGCAGTGGCTTTGCCCTGGGCATCCGTGGTGACGGATTCGACCTTTACAAAACCGTACGTTTGGCCGTTCACGGCAATCGTGGTGGTGCCGGGTGTCACCGTCTGCGGAGCCTTGGCTTCGGACAGCCCGTTCCAGGAATCGGTATTGCCAAGGTCAAGACCGTCGATGCGGTAGACGGTGAATTCGACGTTAGCGATTCCTGGTGTATCGATGTCAGTTGATCCGTCGGGCTTGGCAGTGGCATCGGTACCGTTCTGATGCTCATGCTTGTGGATGATGATCGAACCGGTTTTCGACGTATCGATATTGCCGAACTCCGGCGTTGTGGTCGCGGCGTTCGCCACGACTCCGGTCATCCCCATCGCCAAAGCCCCAGCGAGGCCAACGGCGATTGAGAGAACCTTTTTGGTTCTGTCCCAACTCATATTTCTCTCCTTATTGGTTGAAAAATTCATACCGCAATAGCGGTAATGTCTTGTAGGTCCCCTGTTCAGGACAGCGGTGTGCGCCCTGAAACATTGGTATGTCTAGTGCCGAGCTCCTGATTGATGCCGTGCCTGTCTGCGAGTGGACAGCACATACCAACCGCCAAAGGCCGCGGCAAGAATCAGTAAGGCCACACCGATGATCATGAACATATCGGTGCTGGTTCCTCCGGTCATGGGCAGCCCTGGAACGTCCTGCTTGGCATTGACGGCAACACCAGACTGCGAATCGATGGCGCTGACATTCAGGTGAGCGGCATCGATCGTGAAGGTGTGCTTGGTGTCGTCCACCTTGTAGCCCGCGGGGGCTTCCTTCTCGACCAAGGTGAACTGTCCCCAAGGCAGGTTCCCAGCTGAGAAACGTCCTTGCTCATCGCCGGTGATGTCCTGCGTATGCCCATCCGGAAAGGTGAGCGTCCAGACCGAGCCTTGCAGGGGGTGACCGTCATCGGCGGTCTTGCTCCACGTGGCCGTACCCGTCAGCTGCTTGTTCACCAACTC contains the following coding sequences:
- a CDS encoding SpaH/EbpB family LPXTG-anchored major pilin → MSWDRTKKVLSIAVGLAGALAMGMTGVVANAATTTPEFGNIDTSKTGSIIIHKHEHQNGTDATAKPDGSTDIDTPGIANVEFTVYRIDGLDLGNTDSWNGLSEAKAPQTVTPGTTTIAVNGQTYGFVKVESVTTDAQGKATAGNLPVAAYVVVETNRPSTVVDIAQSFIVTIPFPDNDNTKGWLYDVNVYPKNGSTTVDKTVLSQQGLGIGSVAQFPVTTLVPKIADNANYKYYIIHDDLDSRLTPVSDLSVTVDGQAVDKSYYTVTVTGQAVDVSFTKEGLAWLKTIPGKSVVTTFKGTVNSLGNGVIPNRASLYADTQVSNEPPVPPVTPPVNPPVTPPVSPEVHQNWGDLVISKVDADKADAGLSGAQFEVYAAKDAYAGSCTSTATTGNAVTVNGESTFTSDASGKITVAGLFVSDSKNAPIDATQRCYVVKEVKAPAGFVLPEGDAALTAVTVKTGQSAGVDVTIKNTKQHVPGLPQTGSTAMVVMVLAGLAMMTGAGVLVARRRSLK